A section of the Choloepus didactylus isolate mChoDid1 chromosome X unlocalized genomic scaffold, mChoDid1.pri SUPER_X_unloc1, whole genome shotgun sequence genome encodes:
- the LOC119525827 gene encoding arylsulfatase H-like: MPLLEGRVVHSDHEFLFHYCGVYLHTVRWHQKDCATTWKAHYVTPKFHPEGAGACYGSGLCSCSGDVSYHDPPLLFDVSRDPSEAQPLNPDNEALFDLVIKKIEEAVREHRKTIMPVPQQHSVFNTIWKPWLQPCCGSFPFCGCNKEDDIIHTAP, encoded by the exons ATGCCTCTGCTGGAAGGCAGGGTGGTCCACTCTGACCACGAGTTTCTCTTCCACTACTGCGGCGTCTACCTGCACACAGTCAGGTGGCATCAGAAGGACT GTGCAACCACTTGGAAAGCTCATTATGTAACTCCGAAATTCCACCCAGAGGGAGCTGGTGCCTGCTACGGCAGTGGATTGTGTTCGTGTTCTGGAGACGTGAGCTACCACGACCCTCCATTGCTCTTTGATGTCTCAAGAGACCCTTCTGAAGCCCAGCCACTCAACCCTGACAATGAAGCTTTGTTCGACTTGGTGATAAAGAAAATCGAGGAAGCGGTGAGAGAACACCGTAAGACAATAATGCCTGTCCCACAGCAGCATTCTGTGTTCAATACCATTTGGAAACCGTGGCTGCAGCCATGTTGTGGGAGCTTTCCCTTCTGTGGGTGCAACAAGGAAGATGACATAATACACACTGCTCCATGA